The proteins below are encoded in one region of Elgaria multicarinata webbii isolate HBS135686 ecotype San Diego chromosome 8, rElgMul1.1.pri, whole genome shotgun sequence:
- the TACR2 gene encoding LOW QUALITY PROTEIN: substance-K receptor (The sequence of the model RefSeq protein was modified relative to this genomic sequence to represent the inferred CDS: substituted 1 base at 1 genomic stop codon), whose translation MLENHPEVRKPSSLQQFFNAEQKKSMKTTSSPTINNVSVDSTFVGDTSKTESLFFQPGWQIALWAIPYLSIIIASVVGNSTVIWIILSHRQMRTVTNYFIVNLALSDLLMTALNTVFNFIYASHNVWYFGERFCQFINILPITAIFVSIYSMTAIAAERYVAIIYPFRRKLSSGYTKVIIGIIWLVAFGLAFPQCFYSEIKIDDGITKCKVIWPSGTYHNLQYHIIVLVMVYLLPLTVMFVTYRAIGMTLWNHSVPGDHTNKVYNQHQIMAKKKFVKTMVAVVITFAICWFPFHLYFLIASTWESLLRKIYIQQVYLAVFWLAMSSAMYSPIIYCCLNQRFRSGFKLAFQWCPCIKVTETDRRNLTRPFTATRIQRDRLSNFHTSTGTQRMSTEEXSLTNKGLEV comes from the exons ATGCTAGAAAATCATCCAGAGGTAAGAAAGCCATCCAGTTTGCAGCAGTTTTTCAATGCTGAACAGAAGAAAAGTATGAAGACTACGTCCTCCCCAACCATTAACAATGTTTCAGTGGACAGCACTTTTGTAGGTGATACCAGCAAGACAGAATCTTTATTTTTTCAGCCTGGCTGGCAAATAGCTCTTTGGGCGATTCCCTATTTATCTATAATCATTGCGTCAGTTGTGGGCAACAGCACGGTCATTTGGATTATCCTGTCTCATAGACAGATGAGGACTGTTACCaactattttattgttaatttggCTCTTTCTGACCTACTAATGACTGCTTTGAATACagttttcaattttatttatgcCAGCCACAATGTCTGGTATTTCGGTGAACGATTCTGTCAGTTTATTAACATTCTTCCTATTACAGCAATTTTTGTGAGCATTTATTCTATGACTGCTATAGCTGCTGAGAG ataTGTGGCTATAATTTACCCTTTCAGGCGAAAGCTTTCTTCTGGGTATACCAAAGTGATCATAGGAATCATCTGGCTGGTAGCTTTTGGACTTGCCTTTCCACAATgcttttattcagaaataaagaTTGATGATGGAATAACCAAATGTAAAGTTATTTGGCCAAGTGGCACATACCACAATCTTCA GTATCACATTATAGTCCTTGTAATGGTTTATCTCCTGCCTCTCACAGTGATGTTTGTCACATACAGAGCAATAGGAATGACACTGTGGAATCATTCTGTTCCTGGAGATCACACTAACAAGGTTTACAACCAGCATCAAATTATGGCTAAAAAAAAG tttgTCAAGACAATGGTTGCAGTCGTGATAACATTTGCCATCTGTTGGTTTCCTTTTCATCTCTACTTTCTCATCGCGAGTACTTGGGAAAGTTTACTCAGGAAGATATACATTCAACAAGTATATCTGGCAGTATTTTGGCTTGCCATGAGCTCTGCAATGTATAGCCCAATTATTTATTGCTGTCTTAATCAAAG GTTCCGCTCTGGTTTCAAGCtggcttttcagtggtgcccgTGCATCAAAGTAACAGAAACAGACAGACGTAACCTTACTCGCCCATTTACTGCAACGAGGATCCAGAGAGATCGACTGTCCAACTTCCATACAAGCACAGGAACACAGAGAATGAGCACTGAGGAGTAATCATTGACTAATAAGGGTTTGGAAGTTTGA